Part of the Vigna angularis cultivar LongXiaoDou No.4 chromosome 1, ASM1680809v1, whole genome shotgun sequence genome, TCTTTCCGGGTCAGCTGTATTAAcggtgctactatcttagaaaaaCCTTCTATCAAAcgtctatagtagcccgcgagtcCCACAAAACTTCTAACCTCCGTGACCGAACGCGGACTCTCCCAATCCAGTACCGCTCGCACCTTGGCCGGATCTACTGAGATACCTCCAGCAGAGACGACGTGCCCCAAAAACTGaacttccttcatccaaaattcacacttggaCAGTTTGGCATACAATTCCTTTTCCCTCAAAACGCTCAGTACTGTCCTCAAGTGTTCTTCATGCTCTGCATAGCTTTTGGAGTAGACGAGGATGTCGTCAATGAACACCACCACGAACTTGTCCAGATATGGCCTGAAGATAcggttcatgtagtccataaagATTGTTGGCGCGTTCGTTACACCGAACGGCATCACTACATATTCGTAGTGTCCATAACGAGACCGGAAGGCTGTCTTCTGAACGTCTCCTTCCTTCACCCGAATTTGATGGTACCCCGAATGCAAATCAATCTTCGAAACTACGCTCGCACCGTGCAGCTCATCCAGTAGGTCATCAATCCGAGGCAGGGGATACttattcttgatggtcagcttgttcaGTTGTTTGTAGTCAATGCAAAgacgagagctgccatccttcttcttcaccaaaagAACAGGCGCTCCCCAGGGTGATGCACTCGGCCTGATGAACTTCTTATCCATCAAgtcttcaatctgcttcttgaGTTCAGTCAATTCTGCCGGTGCCATTCTATACGGTGCAATCGAAATGGGCCCTGCGGTCGTCACTAAATCAATGGTGAACTCGACTTCGCGAGGAGGGGGAAGTCCAGGTATTTCATCCGGAAAAACGTCCGGGAATTCGTCCACAACCGACTGTCCTCCACTGAGCTCGCTATTGGACGATCGTTCACGTCTTAATTCTCCAATCTCTTGGTCTTCGTGCGTCATTATCAGAAAACAGCTGGCGCCTTCCATAATGTCTTCCTTCAGTTGACCGAGCGTCACCGttaactcttcttcttcttcatcaggaaaaaCTAACTTCTTCTCACCAAAATCTATTAAAATGCGATTGATGGCTAGCCAATCCATGCCTAAAATCACCTCCAAATCTTTCAGAGGCAGACATATGAGATTCACCTTATACCTACGCCCTTCAACCTCTATAGGACATCTGACGCATACtgtagacgtcctaacctcaccagccgctggggttgacaccaccaggTTGAACTGCATTTCACTCTCCGCTATCCCCAGTTTATCAatgcacgccttcgagatgaaggagtgtgttgcccccgaatcaaacaacacacaacATTGCATTCCATATAGTAGGCAGGTGCTGGTGATAAGTGTACCTGAACTGGCAGCTTCAGCCTCCGTTATTGCATATACTCTCCCCACTGCCTGCGCTCGGCCTCCCCTTCCTTGGTGGATTCTTCCAGCGTTTGGTGGTCTCATGGCCGCTCGTCCACCCATGTTACACTCGCTGTCTAAGTGTCCATTCCTTCTACAGCGAGTGCAATATTTTACTCCCGCCATCTGAGGACATGATGATCGGTAATGGGGTCCCTCACACTGGAAACACTTCACTGACCCCTGCTGTCCAGACTGTCCGACAGCTAATGCAGATTGAGACCCCCTAGAATTTGACGTTTGCGCGGGTCGAGCGTACGACGCTCTTCTCAAATTCACATTGTTTCTAGCAGACACTGGTCCCCTTATCACCTGTTGTTGCCTCTTCTGTTGTTCTACTTCGGCCACATTCTTCTCCAACACCTTGGTCCTCTCCACCATGGCAGGAAACGACTTAATACATAGGCTGGATATCAGCAACTTCAATTCACTCCTCAGCCCGTTCTCAAATTTCTGACACTGCCACTCTTCGCTGGTCGCCATGGTATTGAAACGGACCAGATGCTTGAACTTATTGGTATACTCAGAAACGGACATTCCGCCTTGCACCAGTTGAAGGAACTCCACTTCCTTGGCGAAACGAACGCTGTCTGGGAAAAACTCTTCATAGAACTTACTTCTGAAAACGTCCCAAGAGATGGGACTGTGAGCGTCCGTCAATATAGCCTTCATGCTCGTCCACCAGTGGCTTGCTTCCCCGGTTAGCAGATACTCCGTGAATGCCAAGCGATTGTCGTCCGGGCACTTCTTGGCATTATATATTCTCTCCATGTCCCTCAACCACTGATCAGCCTTGTTAGGGAGGCACTTCCCATTGAATTTTGCAGGGTGATGCTGGAGaaaactctccaagctccactCCGCCTGATTAGTAGCGTTTGAAGAGGACGCCTCCGGTGTGTTCCTGGTGGTCGCTAGGATCTCCATCAATTGCCTCTGGGTCGTTTCAGAGCTTGCGCGAGCGGCTTCCAAACTCTGTAAAGCAATCGAGTTCTGCTGCACCAAGGCAGCCTTCTGCTGCTGTAGCCTTTCTATTACTGATTCCAACAACCTAGTGTTGTCGGACACATCACGATCGGTGggttgaggtggaggaggaggaggtctgggtgccatttgttctctggaaaaacagagaaaaacgGTCGTTAGTTAAGTTCAAAGAGTCTAGAATAACTCATCAAATGAACATTAAGTACACAGCAAAAACatagtgcactcataacctacattgtccttaaaagaacaaaactgctctgataccactaatgtaacatcccaaaaatacagtaaaaccatataatagaattaattacattaaatgatGAACCAAttcagttttatattaaataagagCACGGGttttggccgaacggccttacataggTTGACAAAATAAACTGTACAAGATAAAAGggaaaacatgaccgaacggcttACAAAAGTCCTATTACCGATCGGTCAAATtacaaaaggaaaaggaagtAACCGAACGATCACTTCATACTAAACTACAActataaccgaacgtcctactgttcgaCCTTCACTTCCATATCTACGAGTTCTCGTCCTCCAAagcttcttcttccagcgcctcttcaagtagcgcgcttccatctgctcacatccacatggatgatcattgcaagacaagacggacgtacaacaagacaacacaaggaaacacagggtaagcttatgtaatttaattcaattgtcaaacatacaattcatacaCCAACACACATATGAAATTAACAGTACACTTAAAGCAATGCCTACTACTAGACTgacgtccggactgtatgacatctgtgtagctacgacgttcatgcactcgggtgatgtagtaactgaataccctcaacagctgccacccgaggttagccctatctgtccaaagtaaccctaaggactaggacctcctgctgttcccacacatgacccactctcctctacgtgaggacgagtactcacggaacatcaggatgaaacGACAGCttagcataaccacattcataccttaccactttcaaatattcaatcatgagtcgttcctccccagaacgctcgttcaaagtcCACAACCttatattcatattatatacttttcatcttTCATAATTTCTCACTTTAATATCGTTTTTATCACACTTTCCAAGAacatcaaataacgaacgttcagccctcttccgAACGAGAACGAACGAGATGAACGAGACCGTGAAATCTCTCATTCCAGAATAAAATAAGACTGAAGGGTTACTTCCAGAGTTTAAGAAGAAATCGAGCTCAACTATAAAATGTGTAACGAACGTTACTTATAAcctgaatcagttaaatgaactgactctcgtgaacTAAAATCAACACTTGAAGAATACAGTAGGTACGAAAGACTCTAGGTTGGAGACAGCGAAGGTATACGTGCCACGTCCTTTAAAGAATCGACGTAGAATAAttcacatacatatatatatatatatatatatatatatatatatatatatatatatatatatatatatatatatatatatatatatataccaagaCTAAGTGTCGGTCAATAACCGAACACCGTGACGGAATTTCTACGGAGTTTAGACGAACGCGGTTTCATCAggataactaaattaaaaggtttatgagcgttcggtgtaagaccgaacgccactcaTTATGGAAGTGAGAGCTGAGacttatcaataatttataataggAACAATTTATAATCAAAGGGATAAACACATTGGTAACATTGTTGAAGAATAACTAAGCATGCAAAATATTTGTTTACAAGGTTTTCATTTTCTCACGTAACACGCAAGTAAATCtatgtttggccgaacgctcaaacatagtactATTACAAGaagagtgctcgtcctcaactggaactctttccaaatgaaagaattcactATCAAAAGAGTTTATaagaaataccgaacggtcaaggaccgttcaatgacgaacgttcaatatcaTAGGGAATTTATTATTCAGTATTTAcatatattcaaattcattCCTCAGCATAATACTTCATTATTTCATACTCACAACTATATCCCATTTCACATACTCATACATCAACTCAGATATTTTCACATATCAAATAATCAATCATCACATAGTCATGCTTCATACAATTCAACGAACATTCATGCAGTATAGTCAAaaacataagaattaaattgaataagcttcccttacctctagtgtaaACGGTCGTCCTACTGACTGAAGTTGGTTTGCCAAAGAACTAAGATTTCCTTCTACTCCCAATAGTTCAACTAATCTACGAACCAAAATCAATAACAAACCAGCAAGGATTCATCATTAAACTAATGActcatgaaaccagaacttggtttgcatgttgaCAAGAACGAACGGTTAAGGAAGAGAAAACTTACCAGTATCAGAACGTTGAAgtgatcggttcaaaatgaagcttaaGACGACGGGAACACTTCTACGATTTCTGAAATGTGATCGGAGTAGAGAAGAGtaagttacagtagagagagaagggagggttttctagagagaagaaggaggaaaatgaaagatcaggTTTTGGAaggagggtgcatgcagaggagagtgaGCAGGGTTTCCAGAAAGAATCATTTTGTTTACCCCACGTCCAAACGGTCGTACACTCTCCTGTCGACACCTACCATCCACTAACTGATTTTCGAAAATATTCCATTCTTGACACCTGACGTTAGCGCATCAGAGTTTGGGTGCATTTTAATGAGATTAGACAGGTGGGTTTTTGGGTGCGATTTTAATACTCTGACAGAGGGAGATTTTGGGTGCACGTGGGAGAGGTCGATAGTGAAGAGGCTGAgaattgtttcttttgttgaGATTTTTGTACCTCAGTAATTATTTATATCACTTTAGatgatataatttataaatttgtttcgaaagtttttattaagaaggatgataaacatatttataatagtaaaaattttcTACAATAGGCAGTTAGTTTTAATGTGAATACAAGCAGGCAATTAGTTTTAATGTGACTGCAAGCAATGGGTGttacaaaacagaaacaattattgattgtgaatcttttattcaaaattgtCAACGGTATCAGGTAACTATCATTTTCAATATAGATGATATCTTAAACCTTCTATTTTATACttcaaaaattctaatttttaagtttaattctaTCCTAATTTTAGGTAACAgctatttatgttatttttttaaaaaagtatacataataaaataaaataatgaaacgttgatttttctttattttaatattgtgatttatttataatatcttaaaaCTATAATTACAATTTCTAAAATGGATCCAAAAGCTTATGTATTAGGTCGAACTAAACTTACTTGACTTTGAATGTAAAAAGACTGGGCAACAAACAGTCTAATATAATTTAAGTCATAATGCTAGGACCAATCTGTTTTAGGGACTATAGACTCcaaactattttaataattatcgaTATTAGGGTTGCACTTTCCatttaactttcaatttttatttgaagattTATTTAGTTACACAATTAAGATTAATGctagaataataaattaaatatatttagacaTCTTTaactttacataaaaaaaattagttaattaaaattgtGAGGAAATTGGGACTAAAGCAATCaagattaatttattataaaattaaactttttctaATTAAATGATGACgacatactttaaatataaattgaatttgattaCATGGGAGGTGATAAATCTTACTTTTTCACTACAACTCACAACACTACtacaaaaatgaattttgaCGTGTATGTTATTTTTGACGTTTGACATCAATCCAAGTTCTGATATCATTTTTGAAAATGCCATTTTAAAGTTGGATGTCGAAACAAACGATAAATTATGACAATTTTCATCTAAATAGACTTCAATTGTCGTTGAACGATAGAGACCTGCACTTCTAAGTGAAAGCTTCTACAAATAGCAAGGAGGAGCATTGATGTCTGTTATGGTATTAATAGACATCAATTGATGTTGGACCTTCATGTAACAAATGTCAAACGTTTGTTAATGATATAATAGACatcaattgtatttttttttttgaataatttatacgtttttaaaattttaccaaaactgaaaagatgaaaactagaaaaatttgtaatatttcaCTCAATGCTTAACTAGCATTTCATACcacacatattttaaaaatttaataaaaaataaaatgccaAAAATCACTCTAAAAAGTTTGCCTAACATAAAAACCATAATGAATAAGACAAACTTAACCAATGAAATATACACAAGACACAATATACAACCGTAAACTAAAAATTCCATCTCTAATAAGCAATTAGTACATCGCAATATATGAAAACCAAGAAACTAACCTTCTTAGAGGGGTCAAAGGTCGTTGTCGCTGCTAGAGAGTGGAGGACTCATCGCCACCGATAGTTAATGTAAAGCTCGTCGCCACCATTGTTGGAGGTGGTGGAGCTCACTCACTACCGCTGTTAAGAGTGATGGAGATTCAACTCGCATTCAAAACGTCTATGTTGCACGAGAAAATGAAATCAATAtgaaaactaagaaaaattCCTAGCCAAGACAGCATAAACACATACATTCGAGGTAAATCACTAAAAAGTCACCTTTGTTCTTCCTTACACTCGTGAAAACATCTGGTTAACTTGGAACAAAAAGTGTGATGGAAAAAGTGTGGCTattattttgttgtgtttttttaaaGCATATGACATTGGTTAGAAGAGTCATCCAACGTCTTAAACCATTTAAACGACTGTTATACACACATCTGACGTTTAAGTTCTATAGACTTTTGACCTTTGCGCTCAATTGTCTAGATTTTTCAAACCATATGATGTATGTTTCTTGGATGTCTAATGCAAAATATGCATAAGACGTTTGTTGATTGATAGACTGACATATTATAGCTACCAAAAGGTCATTTGGGTTAAGCTTTTAAATGATTATGACAAAGGATATGACATCTAGTGGTCAAAAGACCGACATCAAATTAGATAAGATGTCAGGGTGGAAGATAGCCAACGTctaatacattattttatttacaaaattgtcattTTTAAAGTTGACTCTTTTATAGTCTGACGTTATACACGTGATGTTGAAGACATATTTTGTGTTATGGAATAACATCACACTATACATGTCAATTACttaataatatgtatataacattttcttgaatatttatttttttcaaaatttcataagAAACTTAActattttctcttaatttaaattaatacttaaacatttattttatgatgcgttgtgtaacatcccaaaaattatacagtcaGCAACTATATAATCGAATATTAACATGTATTAATATGATAAAGCAGTTTTTacaatgaaagagaaaaatattcaaataatggccgaacggccttacatatatacataaattacgagcgttcacaaaacaacaaggacgaacggtttacaaaaataaataccgaGCGTCCAAGTATTTACAACCAACAAAAGGGCGCTCGCTCACAAGCGGCCCACTATCCTAAATACActaactaaaaaccgaacgtactactgttcggccttcacttccacttctacaAGATTCTCTTCCGCAATAATTCCTTCTTCAAGTGTTTCCTCCAAAGAAgtatctccctctgctcacatccacacggatgatcattgcattgacaagacggacaTACAAAATACAGACAACACAAAGGaaaaatgcaagggtaagcttattgaatttaattcaagtaaatcaagcatttcatacatatcaagcACATCAAATAATTTACAACACATACATTCAACTCATGCATTAGCTCAATcaaattcctgatactagacagaccgtccggactgtatgaatcatgtgtagctaaggcgtccaTGCACCCAGGTGGGATAACTGGAATATTCATCAAtcgccacctgaggttagtccgttctgtccaagttacagttatggactaagacctcctgccattcccacacatgacatactcctctctactggagaacgagcactcatggaatatcaggatgaaccaccatctaagcttaccacgttcatactttacaaatctcaatttccattcaagagtcattcctccttggaacgttcgttcaaaatccacaatcataatttcagTTCTTATACTGTTCGCACCTCATAATACTTccttttaaatacattttcattctttgttccacttccataaaaagacgagcgttcaatcctcttcataatgaggacgaacgtcaagaACGAGACTTAAAGGAACTTCTTTTCCGTAGGAATAAAGCTGACTCATCTTTCATGACAAAcgttattaaaatttgaatcagttaaatgaactgattctagAACAATCCAAattatacttagaataattcacTTGAAGAGATTTCAGATTCAGTTCAACTGAACGAAGATAAAATACGAGTACTAAATGTACTAAGTACAATTTAGTTGGAATAACGACTGCCAGTGAATGACCGAACGAGTTACGTGAATTTACTGAAaataggacgaacgctatttaaactttcggacgaacgctatgagaattcaggacgaacgctatttcggCTCGTTGGTAATTTCGGAacgaacgagcgttcggtataagaccgagcgccacttaggacgtacgCTTTGGGTCGATACCCATCGCTGATTCAAAATCTTAGAAATAGGATTTTATATAAGTTGTAATGGTGAAGTTACGTTTTTAACAATATGACTAAGTGTCTGAAGGTGTATTCTCAAGCTTCTCAAATCCTCACACAACACTCAAGatatctacgtttggccgaacgctcaaacgtaaagTTATTTATAAGAGAGCGTTCGTTCTCCAatagaatcctttccaaataaAAGGGTTCAACTATTTCAAAAGAATTTACTGAGAATACCGAACGATCAAAGACcgtttcgataacgaacgttcattatcatagatttcatattcaaattcaacttACAGTAACacatttttcagtataaacttttataaattaaattactcatatcatagtacaaTCCATACTTCTCATACATCAACTCATCAACAAAATCATATGCTAAAATCTGATACCATAGatcataattaacaaaattcatAGAACATGCATCCAACACAGTACAACTTCACAGAACAATCATGCAACACAGTATAACtcaagaaattaaatttaataagcttcccttacccggattcagtaGTGATCGTTCTAAGAAAGATCTTGACTCGTCCAAATGTGGCTTTCTATTCTCAACTTTTCTCTTAAACTCTTCAACTAtaactaaccaaaagaaaacgtAAAGATTTAGTTTTCACCCTTGCATGCAGCTGAATTTGGGTTTGCAGGGAAACCAGAAACGAGCGTCTAGGTTGAGAAACTTACTGGTTACAGAGCTGGAAGCTGTTCGGTTTAAAAtgaagctcacggtgcagggaacgttctacggtgctgaaacgtgaacggagaaaAGGGTGgtaagttgcagaagagagaaggagaagggttctagagagaaggaggagaaatggagattctgagtttggaaggggagaaggtgcgCGTGAGAGAGAGTGGGagattttttcagaaattcacttttgttcaaatcccactgtcagacggacgagcgtccctctcgTCGACACCTGCACCCTAC contains:
- the LOC108327584 gene encoding uncharacterized protein LOC108327584 yields the protein MEILATTRNTPEASSSNATNQAEWSLESFLQHHPAKFNGKCLPNKADQWLRDMERIYNAKKCPDDNRLAFTEYLLTGEASHWWTSMKAILTDAHSPISWDVFRSKFYEEFFPDSVRFAKEVEFLQLVQGGMSVSEYTNKFKHLVRFNTMATSEEWQCQKFENGLRSELKLLISSLCIKSFPAMVERTKVLEKNVAEVEQQKRQQQVIRGPVSARNNVNLRRASYARPAQTSNSRGSQSALAVGQSGQQGSVKCFQCEGPHYRSSCPQMAGVKYCTRCRRNGHLDSECNMGGRAAMRPPNAGRIHQGRGGRAQAVGRVYAITEAEAASSAESEMQFNLVVSTPAAGEVRTSTVCVRCPIEVEGRRYKVNLICLPLKDLEVILGMDWLAINRILIDFGEKKLVFPDEEEEELTVTLGQLKEDIMEGASCFLIMTHEDQEIGELRRERSSNSELSGGQSVVDEFPDVFPDEIPGLPPPREVEFTIDLVTTAGPISIAPYRMAPAELTELKKQIEDLMDKKFIRPSASPWGAPVLLVKKKDGSSRLCIDYKQLNKLTIKNKYPLPRIDDLLDELHGASVVSKIDLHSGYHQIRVKEGDVQKTAFRSRYGHYEYVVMPFGVTNAPTIFMDYMNRIFRPYLDKFVVVFIDDILVYSKSYAEHEEHLRTVLSVLREKELYAKLSKCEFWMKEVQFLGHVVSAGGISVDPAKVRAVLDWESPRSVTEVRSFVGLAGYYRRLIEGFSKIVAPLIQLTRKDHPFAWTDRCESSFQELKQKLTSAPVLVIPDTAKPFEVYCDASHQGLGCVLMQEKKAVAYASRQLKIHEKNYPTHDLELAAVVFALKIWRHYLYGSTFQVFSDHKSLKKANAVADAFSRKAVHVSVMMVRELSLVESFRDLRLQFDLEPNSIRCCNLRVSSNIFDKIREKQSADEDLVKILSALSTDQAKYFNTRADGLLRYRDRTVLAMRSFVCMECRPVSSLTETQGSLHGFGNHYKASSVANCK